The following proteins are co-located in the Chaetodon trifascialis isolate fChaTrf1 chromosome 14, fChaTrf1.hap1, whole genome shotgun sequence genome:
- the nkx2.4a gene encoding NK2 homeobox 4a isoform X4, which yields MSLSPKHTTPFSVTDILSPIEETYKKFSGMDGAGNLTSPLGAYRQPQVSQTGMQQHSMGHNATVATTYHMPHTVSQFSHSAMGGYCNGSIGNMGDLPSYQESMRNSAAATGWYSANPDPRYSTSMNMTGMGGLTGMADATKSMPALHAAPRRKRRVLFSQAQVYELERRFKQQKYLSAPEREHLASMIHLTPTQVKIWFQNHRYKMKRQAKDKAAQQLQQQQQDGNLCQQQAQSPRRVAVPVLVKDGKPCQNGSNTPTPNQQQVQQSQQQSQQQNGAGVVLASTTSSLTQHQSQQQVNALDLEEMSPSPPSLHSQLNMAQIDTSAVDYTSNMVSSNLLYGRT from the exons ATGTCGTTGAGCCCAAAGCATACAACGCCTTTTTCAGTGACAGATATTTTGAGTCCAATCGAGGAGACCTACAAGAAGTTTAGTGGCATGGACGGCGCAGGGAACCTAACCTCTCCACTGGGAGCCTACCGACAGCCTCAGGTGTCTCAGACCGGCATGCAACAACACTCCATGGGCCATAACGCCACCGTGGCCACCACTTACCACATGCCGCACACCGTCTCCCAGTTCTCCCACAGCGCAATGGGGGGATACTGCAATGGAAGCATTGGCAACATGGGAGACCTCCCGTCGTACCAGGAAAGCATGCGGAAtagtgcagcagcaacagggtGGTACAGTGCCAACCCTGATCCAAGATACTCCACAA GTATGAACATGACCGGCATGGGGGGTCTCACAGGAATGGCGGACGCCACCAAATCCATGCCAGCTCTCCACGCTGCGCCCAGGAGGAAACGGCGCGTCCTGTTCTCGCAGGCTCAGGTCTACGAGCTTGAGAGGAGGTTTAAGCAGCAGAAATACCTGTCGGCGCCTGAGAGGGAGCACCTGGCCAGCATGATCCACCTGACGCCGACCCAGGTGAAGATCTGGTTTCAGAACCACCGGTACAAGATGAAGCGCCAGGCCAAGGACAAGGCAgcgcagcagctgcagcagcagcaacaggacgGTAACCTGTGCCAACAGCAGGCGCAGTCTCCGAGGCGCGTAGCCGTGCCAGTTCTTGTGAAGGACGGTAAACCGTGCCAGAACGGCTCAAACACGCCGACGCCAAACCAGCAACAGGTACAACAGAGCCAGCAACAAAGCCAACAACAGAACGGGGCCGGAGTTGTGCTCGCATCCACGACCAGCAGCCTCACCCAGCATCAaagccagcagcaggtgaacGCGTTGGATCTGGAGGAGATGTCGCCCAGCCCCCCCTCACTGCACAGCCAGCTCAACATGGCCCAGATAGACACATCTGCTGTAGATTACACCAGTAACATGGTCAGCTCAAACCTCCTCTACGGCAGGACGTG a
- the nkx2.4a gene encoding NK2 homeobox 4a isoform X2: protein MSLSPKHTTPFSVTDILSPIEETYKKFSGMDGAGNLTSPLGAYRQPQVSQTGMQQHSMGHNATVATTYHMPHTVSQFSHSAMGGYCNGSIGNMGDLPSYQESMRNSAAATGWYSANPDPRYSTISRFMGPSTGMNMTGMGGLTGMADATKSMPALHAAPRRKRRVLFSQAQVYELERRFKQQKYLSAPEREHLASMIHLTPTQVKIWFQNHRYKMKRQAKDKAAQQLQQQQQDGNLCQQQAQSPRRVAVPVLVKDGKPCQNGSNTPTPNQQQVQQSQQQSQQQNGAGVVLASTTSSLTQHQSQQQVNALDLEEMSPSPPSLHSQLNMAQIDTSAVDYTSNMVSSNLLYGRT from the exons ATGTCGTTGAGCCCAAAGCATACAACGCCTTTTTCAGTGACAGATATTTTGAGTCCAATCGAGGAGACCTACAAGAAGTTTAGTGGCATGGACGGCGCAGGGAACCTAACCTCTCCACTGGGAGCCTACCGACAGCCTCAGGTGTCTCAGACCGGCATGCAACAACACTCCATGGGCCATAACGCCACCGTGGCCACCACTTACCACATGCCGCACACCGTCTCCCAGTTCTCCCACAGCGCAATGGGGGGATACTGCAATGGAAGCATTGGCAACATGGGAGACCTCCCGTCGTACCAGGAAAGCATGCGGAAtagtgcagcagcaacagggtGGTACAGTGCCAACCCTGATCCAAGATACTCCACAA TTTCTAGATTCATGGGACCTTCCACAGGTATGAACATGACCGGCATGGGGGGTCTCACAGGAATGGCGGACGCCACCAAATCCATGCCAGCTCTCCACGCTGCGCCCAGGAGGAAACGGCGCGTCCTGTTCTCGCAGGCTCAGGTCTACGAGCTTGAGAGGAGGTTTAAGCAGCAGAAATACCTGTCGGCGCCTGAGAGGGAGCACCTGGCCAGCATGATCCACCTGACGCCGACCCAGGTGAAGATCTGGTTTCAGAACCACCGGTACAAGATGAAGCGCCAGGCCAAGGACAAGGCAgcgcagcagctgcagcagcagcaacaggacgGTAACCTGTGCCAACAGCAGGCGCAGTCTCCGAGGCGCGTAGCCGTGCCAGTTCTTGTGAAGGACGGTAAACCGTGCCAGAACGGCTCAAACACGCCGACGCCAAACCAGCAACAGGTACAACAGAGCCAGCAACAAAGCCAACAACAGAACGGGGCCGGAGTTGTGCTCGCATCCACGACCAGCAGCCTCACCCAGCATCAaagccagcagcaggtgaacGCGTTGGATCTGGAGGAGATGTCGCCCAGCCCCCCCTCACTGCACAGCCAGCTCAACATGGCCCAGATAGACACATCTGCTGTAGATTACACCAGTAACATGGTCAGCTCAAACCTCCTCTACGGCAGGACGTG a
- the nkx2.4a gene encoding NK2 homeobox 4a isoform X1, with the protein MSLSPKHTTPFSVTDILSPIEETYKKFSGMDGAGNLTSPLGAYRQPQVSQTGMQQHSMGHNATVATTYHMPHTVSQFSHSAMGGYCNGSIGNMGDLPSYQESMRNSAAATGWYSANPDPRYSTISRFMGPSTGMNMTGMGGLTGMADATKSMPALHAAPRRKRRVLFSQAQVYELERRFKQQKYLSAPEREHLASMIHLTPTQVKIWFQNHRYKMKRQAKDKAAQQLQQQQQDGNLCQQQAQSPRRVAVPVLVKDGKPCQNGSNTPTPNQQQVQQSQQQSQQQNGAGVVLASTTSSLTQHQSQQQVNALDLEEMSPSPPSLHSQLNMAQIDTSAVDYTSNMVSSNLLYGRTW; encoded by the exons ATGTCGTTGAGCCCAAAGCATACAACGCCTTTTTCAGTGACAGATATTTTGAGTCCAATCGAGGAGACCTACAAGAAGTTTAGTGGCATGGACGGCGCAGGGAACCTAACCTCTCCACTGGGAGCCTACCGACAGCCTCAGGTGTCTCAGACCGGCATGCAACAACACTCCATGGGCCATAACGCCACCGTGGCCACCACTTACCACATGCCGCACACCGTCTCCCAGTTCTCCCACAGCGCAATGGGGGGATACTGCAATGGAAGCATTGGCAACATGGGAGACCTCCCGTCGTACCAGGAAAGCATGCGGAAtagtgcagcagcaacagggtGGTACAGTGCCAACCCTGATCCAAGATACTCCACAA TTTCTAGATTCATGGGACCTTCCACAGGTATGAACATGACCGGCATGGGGGGTCTCACAGGAATGGCGGACGCCACCAAATCCATGCCAGCTCTCCACGCTGCGCCCAGGAGGAAACGGCGCGTCCTGTTCTCGCAGGCTCAGGTCTACGAGCTTGAGAGGAGGTTTAAGCAGCAGAAATACCTGTCGGCGCCTGAGAGGGAGCACCTGGCCAGCATGATCCACCTGACGCCGACCCAGGTGAAGATCTGGTTTCAGAACCACCGGTACAAGATGAAGCGCCAGGCCAAGGACAAGGCAgcgcagcagctgcagcagcagcaacaggacgGTAACCTGTGCCAACAGCAGGCGCAGTCTCCGAGGCGCGTAGCCGTGCCAGTTCTTGTGAAGGACGGTAAACCGTGCCAGAACGGCTCAAACACGCCGACGCCAAACCAGCAACAGGTACAACAGAGCCAGCAACAAAGCCAACAACAGAACGGGGCCGGAGTTGTGCTCGCATCCACGACCAGCAGCCTCACCCAGCATCAaagccagcagcaggtgaacGCGTTGGATCTGGAGGAGATGTCGCCCAGCCCCCCCTCACTGCACAGCCAGCTCAACATGGCCCAGATAGACACATCTGCTGTAGATTACACCAGTAACATGGTCAGCTCAAACCTCCTCTACGGCAGGACGTGGTAG
- the nkx2.4a gene encoding NK2 homeobox 4a isoform X3, with amino-acid sequence MSLSPKHTTPFSVTDILSPIEETYKKFSGMDGAGNLTSPLGAYRQPQVSQTGMQQHSMGHNATVATTYHMPHTVSQFSHSAMGGYCNGSIGNMGDLPSYQESMRNSAAATGWYSANPDPRYSTSMNMTGMGGLTGMADATKSMPALHAAPRRKRRVLFSQAQVYELERRFKQQKYLSAPEREHLASMIHLTPTQVKIWFQNHRYKMKRQAKDKAAQQLQQQQQDGNLCQQQAQSPRRVAVPVLVKDGKPCQNGSNTPTPNQQQVQQSQQQSQQQNGAGVVLASTTSSLTQHQSQQQVNALDLEEMSPSPPSLHSQLNMAQIDTSAVDYTSNMVSSNLLYGRTW; translated from the exons ATGTCGTTGAGCCCAAAGCATACAACGCCTTTTTCAGTGACAGATATTTTGAGTCCAATCGAGGAGACCTACAAGAAGTTTAGTGGCATGGACGGCGCAGGGAACCTAACCTCTCCACTGGGAGCCTACCGACAGCCTCAGGTGTCTCAGACCGGCATGCAACAACACTCCATGGGCCATAACGCCACCGTGGCCACCACTTACCACATGCCGCACACCGTCTCCCAGTTCTCCCACAGCGCAATGGGGGGATACTGCAATGGAAGCATTGGCAACATGGGAGACCTCCCGTCGTACCAGGAAAGCATGCGGAAtagtgcagcagcaacagggtGGTACAGTGCCAACCCTGATCCAAGATACTCCACAA GTATGAACATGACCGGCATGGGGGGTCTCACAGGAATGGCGGACGCCACCAAATCCATGCCAGCTCTCCACGCTGCGCCCAGGAGGAAACGGCGCGTCCTGTTCTCGCAGGCTCAGGTCTACGAGCTTGAGAGGAGGTTTAAGCAGCAGAAATACCTGTCGGCGCCTGAGAGGGAGCACCTGGCCAGCATGATCCACCTGACGCCGACCCAGGTGAAGATCTGGTTTCAGAACCACCGGTACAAGATGAAGCGCCAGGCCAAGGACAAGGCAgcgcagcagctgcagcagcagcaacaggacgGTAACCTGTGCCAACAGCAGGCGCAGTCTCCGAGGCGCGTAGCCGTGCCAGTTCTTGTGAAGGACGGTAAACCGTGCCAGAACGGCTCAAACACGCCGACGCCAAACCAGCAACAGGTACAACAGAGCCAGCAACAAAGCCAACAACAGAACGGGGCCGGAGTTGTGCTCGCATCCACGACCAGCAGCCTCACCCAGCATCAaagccagcagcaggtgaacGCGTTGGATCTGGAGGAGATGTCGCCCAGCCCCCCCTCACTGCACAGCCAGCTCAACATGGCCCAGATAGACACATCTGCTGTAGATTACACCAGTAACATGGTCAGCTCAAACCTCCTCTACGGCAGGACGTGGTAG